The genomic interval CGCGATCCGCCCGGCTACGGCTATCGGCTGCCGCCACCCGGTGTCGTGCGACGCGACGGCGTCATCCGGGCGAACGTCGCGCTGCCCGGACTGAGCTTGCGCTATGCATTCGATAACGGCGAGCTTGACGGCGCCAGTCCCCGCTACACTGGACCGTTGACGCCGCCGCCGGGTGCCGGCACATTGCGGATTGCCAGTTTCGACACGCGCGGCCGCGCCAGCCGCGTTGTCACCCTCGACCTGAAGGATGCTCCCGATGCGTAATGCTCCTCCTCTTGCCGTGCCGGTAGCGGCGCCGCGCCACCCGCTGGCCTGGGTGCCGACCCTGTACCTGGCCCAGGGCCTGCCGTTCTATGCGGTAGCCCTGGTGGCGGGCCTGATGTTCAAGAGCATGGGCGTGCCCAACGAGCAGATCGCCCGCTGGACGGGTTTGCTCGGCCTGGCCTGGGTGTTCAAGGCCCTGTGGAGTCCCTTCCTCGAGCTGGCGCGCAGCAAGAAGCGGCTGGTGGTCGCCTTCCAGCTGCTCGGTGCCGCGGCGCTGGCGGCGCTCGCGCTGGGCTTGCAGCTGCCGGCCTGGTTCGCCCTCGCGATCGCGGCGCTGGCCGTGGTGTCGCTGGCGTCGAGCACCCATGACATCGCTGCCGACGGCCTGTACATCATCAGCCTGTCGGCACGCCAGCAGGCGATGTACGCGGGCTGGCAGGGCGCCTTTTTCAATACCG from Massilia sp. Se16.2.3 carries:
- a CDS encoding chitobiase/beta-hexosaminidase C-terminal domain-containing protein; its protein translation is MAPRLLALAERAWSLDPGWQRIADPARRAERIAADWNAFANRLGQRELPRLDRDPPGYGYRLPPPGVVRRDGVIRANVALPGLSLRYAFDNGELDGASPRYTGPLTPPPGAGTLRIASFDTRGRASRVVTLDLKDAPDA